ataaattaaaaagcagGGATGAAGCTGCAACCCTCACGTTATTGTGGCTCTCATCCAGGAAACTAGATGAGACAAGAAGAATGATTGCCGCACGCAACGAGCTGTCCCGTATGATTTCGTCAGGGAACAGGGGCGTCGAGAAGAAGTTGCAGGCCATCTGCAGTGTGACGAGGCGCAGAGCATAAGGACAGTCTGTCTTTTTAGCGACGGACTCTAGTACAGCTAGAACCGTTTCATGGCTCTTCTCTTCTgcaaagaagccactgattCTAGGGTCCGATAGGGCACATCTGAATAGGTCGACAATAGTGAAGAGAATATCGATGGGCAACGATGTGACTGAATCTTTGACAAGTCTCGACAAATGGCCCATGTCAGGGATAACTGCACTCGAAGGCCCGTCCTTTGTTCGGTCTTCAAGATACTGTTTCAGAGCTTTGACTTCAGGCTTACCAGAAACCTCAGAACCCATCTTCGCCATGAGTTTGTCTAACGGTGGAACCTTGGTGTAAAGTACTGGCTTTGCATTCGGATTTGAGAAAGTAGGAAGACGTAGTCGCTCATGAGGATGAACAGGGTGGGCCATCTGAACGAGAAGCTGTACGTTACCTCGGAGAGCAGCTGGGTCAGCTCCTGACCACCTATTTTCCTCCTCTCCACGGAGGAATGTCACAATAGTAGGTGTTGCTCTGATAGAATATCGACTTCCGATTTCATGCTGCTGAGGCTGTGAAATGTCGACTTTAATAAGAGTCGCCTTATCACCAACTCCCTCCGCGAGTTCGTCATAAATTGGGTAGAGCGTTTTGCAAGGCGGGCATGTGGCCGATGTAAAGAAAACGACCGCGCATGAGTTATTTGCTGCACTCATCAAACGATCAAATTCAGATGCGTTGGTAATGTTCTTGACACCGTGCCTTGTCGTTGCAGCTGGTGCCTGAGAGCTCTCCTGCAGTCCAAGGATAGAGCCGCCCTGTCTACCCGCATTGATCCCCTGAGTGAGCTGAGGAAGCAACATTCGACCCATGGGTGAATCGAGGACAGCCTGTGGCATTTTGACGATGTGCTCGGGAATACCCTTCCCAAGGAGAAAGTTTGCGAACGAATCTGAGAAGTTATTGCAGTTGTGGTGGAATAAGTCGTACGCCTATGAGCTGTCAGAGATGAGCGCAAGTGGGCAATATGGCGATAGTACCTCCAGTGTAAAGATTGGTCTCAAAGAATCGAGAAACTCTTCAATGACATCTATAGGTAGATTCGTCGTGCCAAGGGGAATCTTTTCCAGTGGCTGACCGAGATGTGAGGAGCCTGGCCTGATCGCGATGATGCCTCCATCGTAGACGTATTCTTTGCCGTTGAGTTCTATCGAGGTGTGGTATATGGCATCGAGTTGAAAGCCTAGAAGGCCCATGGACATTTGACGGGCTAAACCTCTTGACAGGTCATAGACAAAGAGTTGCACATCCATCTCTTGTCGTTAACTGTGGGTGATGAATAAATCCGATGCGCGTAGGTGTTTCAATTATGAAATGATGTCTGATAGTATTGTGCTTAGGAAAGGTTTTCGAAGAGAATAAAAGTGGTTATTATCTTAGTATTGAATAGGTTGGTAGATTATGAGCTATCTATCATTCTCAAATGAAGCAGGCAACATTGCGTACGACTGGAACATTCTGGAGGCGCAGACTTGAAGAGGTCTACGCAAGAGGCAAATTCAGGCATCGTGATGATGACAACAATAAGCGTGATAATATTGAGATTTATTACTAGACAGAGACACTTGCGAGATTTGAATGATGCATCCAAAATATATGACTTTTAATCATTTGTCGCTGTGATGAAGACTTTCTCAAACTTCATGACATCAAACATTGTCTTGTCCTGACGATTTAGCGGTGGGGCATCTAAAATTAGGCGACTCGTAGGTCGCTTTCAGGGGCGTGGAGATCGGTTTTCTTAGGGAAGAACAGCCCCTGACAGATGCAGATGCGGCGTACACCCATCGCCATGACCGTCCATGCTTCTTGACGCAGATTGGCTACAAGATGCAAACCAAACCTTTTCCGTCTGATAAAAAAAAGTGTACGAACCCCCCTTTCCCTTTCCATTATCTGCCTGCAGCATTGATTGCCAGCTTGTCAAAAGTTACCTATTTCCTCATCCCCTTTTGATGGAAATTAATTCCTCTTTGCCACGCTCCAATCCCCTTGTCTTCCAAGTCACCCTCGCTTTGACATTCCTACCCCCTACTTGAAAAAAGGGACCCTCCGATGCTCGACCGAGTCCAGACCCTTTAAAGACAATCTTATCTCCCTTCTCGCGAGACCCGCGCTCATGAGAACACCCACATCGCCCTCTTCATCAAAGTTGCCAGGCTTCGATCCTCACGAGAAACCAGACCGATACAAGTTCAAGCCCAAAAGGCAAGGCATTATTGGCAGGATGAAGGAATCTTGGATGACGCAGTCCCAGCGGACGAGGTGGATTAAGACTGCCgccatcgtctttgcgattGTTACCctcttttactttatttccCCCAAGGGCGTTGAAGTGTATCACGAAGGTACGCCGAGTGGAGGTAGTAGTAGCAGTCGACCGAGTCTCAACAATCTCATGCTAACGAACCGACAGTTACCCAACCCGctcacagcagcaacaatgGACAGTCACCCTCGGATTCTTCTTACGGTACCGAGCGATGCACCAAGTCCTTCTCCAAAGATAAGCCTATCGTCCAGTATGTTCTCATGATCGATGCCGGCAGCACTGGTTCGCGAATCCACGTCTACAAGTTCAACAACTGCGGTCCCACACCCGAGCTCGAGCATGAGGAGTTCAAGATGACCGAGAAGGAAGTTGGCGGTCTGAGCAACTACAAGGGCGACCCCGTGGCCGCTGCCAAGAGTCTCGACCCTCTTCTAAAGGTCGCCATGGACACTGTTCCCAACGCTCTCAAGGGCTGCACTCCCGTTGCCGTCAAGGCCACCGCTGGCCTCCGAATGATTGGAAAGGAAGCCGCCGATGCTATCCTCGACGAAGTCCGACGACATCT
This Fusarium poae strain DAOMC 252244 chromosome 3, whole genome shotgun sequence DNA region includes the following protein-coding sequences:
- a CDS encoding hypothetical protein (MEROPS:MER0323972~BUSCO:22334at5125) → MSMGLLGFQLDAIYHTSIELNGKEYVYDGGIIAIRPGSSHLGQPLEKIPLGTTNLPIDVIEEFLDSLRPIFTLEAYDLFHHNCNNFSDSFANFLLGKGIPEHIVKMPQAVLDSPMGRMLLPQLTQGINAGRQGGSILGLQESSQAPAATTRHGVKNITNASEFDRLMSAANNSCAVVFFTSATCPPCKTLYPIYDELAEGVGDKATLIKVDISQPQQHEIGSRYSIRATPTIVTFLRGEEENRWSGADPAALRGNVQLLVQMAHPVHPHERLRLPTFSNPNAKPVLYTKVPPLDKLMAKMGSEVSGKPEVKALKQYLEDRTKDGPSSAVIPDMGHLSRLVKDSVTSLPIDILFTIVDLFRCALSDPRISGFFAEEKSHETVLAVLESVAKKTDCPYALRLVTLQMACNFFSTPLFPDEIIRDSSLRAAIILLVSSSFLDESHNNVRVAASSLLFNLSLANRKARNGSKPTLSGDDELELAASVVEAIALEEKSLEALHGMLLALGHLVYGTPLDGELPDLLQAVGAQDSILAKKSKFPGEKLITEVGTELLGKGLRKP